From Anopheles coluzzii chromosome 3, AcolN3, whole genome shotgun sequence, the proteins below share one genomic window:
- the LOC120956770 gene encoding peptidyl-prolyl cis-trans isomerase E — MTSDKRTVYVGGLSEEVTEKLITDAFIPFGDLVDIQMPIDYESQKHRGFAFIEFENAEDAAAAVDNMNDSELCGRTIRVNTAKPQRIKEGSNRPVWADDNWLQKHAGATLKNDGENGAEQPMDTGTDEVQPKEPKAAEEKKRNPQVFFDIRIGNSDVGRIIMVLRADVVPKTAENFRALCTGEQGFGYKGSTFHRIIPEFMCQGGDFTANNGSGGKSIYGKKFADENFILKHTGFGVLSMANSGPNTNGSQFFICTEKTDWLDGKHVVFGNVISGADVVRKMERCGSKGGRVQQKVTIVACGEVKG; from the exons ATGACGAGCGACAAACGCACCGTGTACGTCGGTGGCCTCTCGGAGGAGGTGACAGAGAAGCTAATTACCGACGCATTCATCCCGTTCGGTGACCTGGTGGACATACAGATGCCGATCGACTACGAGTCACAGAAGCACCGCGGGTTCGCCTTCATCGAGTTTGAAAACGCGGAAGAtgcggccgccgccgtcgACAACATGAACGATTCGGAGCTGTGCGGACGGACGATACGCGTCAACACGGCGAAACCGCAGCGCATCAAGGAGGGCAGCAATCGGCCGGTCTGGGCCGACGACAATTGGTTGCAGAAGCACGCCGGGGCAACGCTCAAGAACGATGGGGAGAATGGTGCCGAGCAGCCGATGGACACTGGCACGGATGAGGTGCAGCCGAAGGAACCGAAAGCGGCGGAAGAGAAGAAGCGCAACCCGCAGGTGTTCTTCGACATACGGATAGGGAACAGTGATGTCGGCCGCATCATCATGGTGCTGCGGGCGGATGTGGTGCCCAAGACGGCGGAAAACTTCCGTGCACTCTGCACCGGCGAACAGGGCTTTGGCTACAAGGGATCGACCTTTCATCGCATCATACCGGAGTtt ATGTGCCAAGGGGGCGATTTTACCGCAAACAACGGCTCGGGCGGAAAATCCATCTACGGTAAGAAGTTTGCGGACGAAAACTTCATCCTTAAGCATACCGGGTTCGGTGTGCTTTCGATGGCCAACTCTGGCCCAAACACGAATGGATCCCAGTTTTTCATCTGTACGGAAAA AACTGACTGGCTCGACGGAAAGCATGTCGTGTTTGGCAACGTTATTAGCGGTGCCGATGTGGTACGAAAAATGGAACGCTGTGGATCGAAGGGCGGACGAGTGCAGCAGAAGGTGACGATTGTCGCCTGTGGCGAAGTGAAgggttaa
- the LOC120956768 gene encoding CDK5RAP3-like protein, translating to MNEAEIPIDIAAGKLLDWLISRRIVDKNWHLHIRNIRNKISNAITDMPEHDELLQLLSGAHINYFHCLRIVDILKTTEADSKNVFGRYGSQRMKDWQEIVKMYEKDNLYLAEAAQILVRNINYEIPGIRKQIKHLEQLSEEADKKVEDLERSEKVVMAEYQNMCKQLGVTGTNLRQELVDKVFNDLPGMLTKVASSVAPLKKTVELYASFMNDAECLTLLKHVLAKGNTTVYEFVYGEPPLSIEEPPVKFVTEQQQEAADDGGVIDFGDDNGGAIDFGDGSGLDLDAPVELEVGDIDWGAADEDADPALAGANDGNVIDFNISLEESGIVVEEDGNLGGVAKGDEAFTVLDAQQYRDRFVNDLLELQSFLKMRLHQLGSADKAQVLAFAIMDNFKDHDEKTVASMLAEVEVVYAGVTDELLQHLLQIKHSPVYVDILTSNVKQKLTSIDKMKETALMKREKSVSFKQQSVELKPTQTKIVEQTKTLQGQIEKDISKRYKNRPVNLYGTNL from the exons ATGAAT GAAGCGGAAATCCCGATCGACATCGCCGCTGGCAAGCTGCTGGATTGGTTGATTTCCCGACGAATCGTTGACAAAAATTGGCACCTGCATATCCGCAACATTCGTAACAAAATCAGCAATGCCATCACGGACATGCCCGAGCACGACGAGCTATTGCAGCTGCTGTCCGGTGCAC ATATCAACTACTTCCACTGTCTGCGGATCGTGGACATTCTGAAGACCACGGAAGCCGACTCGAAGAACGTGTTTGGCCGCTACGGTAGCCAGCGCATGAAGGACTGGCAGGAGATTGTAAAGATGTACGAAAAGGACAACCTCTACCTGGCGGAAGCGGCCCAAATACTGGTGCGCAACATCAACTACGAAATCCCGGGCATACGCAAACAGATCAAGCATCTGGAGCAGCTGAGCGAGGAAGCGGACAAGAAGGTGGAGGATCTGGAACGCTCCGAAAAGGTGGTGATGGCGGAGTATCAAAACATGTGCAAGCAGCTGGGCGTTACGGGTACAAACCTGCGGCAGGAGCTGGTGGACAAAGTGTTCAACGACCTACCCGGCATGCTCACGAAGGTGGCCAGTTCGGTAGCGCCGCTGAAGAAAACGGTTGAACTGTACGCCTCGTTTATGAACGATGCGGAATGCTTGACACTGTTGAAGCACGTGCTGGCCAAAGGTAACACTACCGTGTACGAGTTTGTGTACGGTGAGCCACCGCTCTCGATCGAAGAACCGCCGGTCAAGTTTGtcacggagcagcagcaagaggCGGCAGATGATGGTGGTGTAATCGATTTTGGGGACGACAATGGTGGTGCGATCGATTTTGGCGATGGAAGTGGGCTGGATCTCGATGCACCGGTCGAGCTGGAGGTTGGCGATATTGATTGGGGAGCGGCGGATGAGGATGCCGATCCGGCCCTGGCAGGAGCGAACGATGGCAATGTGATCGATTTTAACATTTCCCTGGAAGAGAGTGGTATCGTCGTGGAGGAGGACGGTAATCTGGGTGGCGTTGCCAAGGGCGACGAAGCGTTTACCGTGCTCGATGCACAGCAGTACCGGGACCGGTTCGTGAACGATCTGTTGGAGCTACAGTCGTTCTTGAAGATGCGTCTCCATCAGCTCGGAAGCGCCGATAAGGCGCAGGTACTGGCGTTTGCAATTATGGACAATTTCAAGGACCACGATGAAAAGACGGTGGCAAGTATGCTGGCCGAGGTGGAAGTCGTATACGCGGGTGTGACGGACGAGCTGTTGCAGCATTTGCTGCAGATCAAACATTCCCCAGT GTACGTGGACATTTTGACCTCGAACGTGAAGCAAAAACTAACGTCGATCGATAAGATGAAGGAGACGGCACTAATGAAGCGGGAAAAATCGGTCAGCTTCAAGCAGCAGAGCGTCGAGCTGAAACCGACGCAGACAAAAATCGTGGAGCAGACGAAAACGCTCCAAGGGCAGATAGAGAAGGACATTTCGAAGCGGTACAAAAACCGCCCCGTCAACCTGTACGGTACTAATCTGTAG
- the LOC120956769 gene encoding uncharacterized protein LOC120956769, translating to MQPPQRYIPSVSDLYGTDEIEFLLDEIRDLEPACCQLEDIQDFEIAGSRAGELSISLESPIGTCTSWDSHAHYRQRIGNTPLPWGVALHCDASHLTSPTGIVRILLVVSSAACLACECSAGTVQVGLFLLPLIGRLRLMVFCALFSLLVTCLMLFLDISHIALMFPFNWGRLNAWMYLTIGLLFIVGSSLLIHMVFFAEEFMWVPKHSKDTLFISAILGYICSIEACVLAALTKCPSQYRHVMDEYSEMCLEERELSPICSNDITNHNHTTASNDLSNHRSYNKIETGDSITPTCNQKPYIPVKRPDQSYNQRPTLGNMQKSNHRNRQGYHYQPIASTSRQSPTFVLDEDALPGPSSRSLDYSSA from the exons ATGCAACCACCCCAACGTTACATACCGTCAGTTTCTGATTTATACGGTACGGACGAAATAGAGTTCCTGCTGGACGAAATACGGGATCTCGAACCAGCCTGCTGTCAGCTGGAGGACATCCAG GACTTTGAAATAGCTGGCAGCAGAGCAGGGGAGCTTTCCATATCGCTCGAATCACCGATCGGCACGTGCACGTCCTGGGACTCGCATGCACATTACCGTCAAAGGATAGGGAACACACCGCTACCGTGGGGCGTTGCGCTGCACTGCGACGCCTCACATCTCACCAGCCCGACCGGCATCGTGCGGATACTGCTGGTG GTCTCATCCGCCGCATGTCTTGCCTGTGAGTGTTCCGCCGGCACGGTACAGGTCGGTCTGTTTCTACTGCCATTGATTGGGCGCCTGAGGTTGATG GTTTTTTGCGCCCTGTTCTCCTTGTTAGTCACCTGTTTGATGCTGTTTTTGGATATCTCACACATAGCGTTAATGTTTCCCTTCAACTGGGGAAGATTG AATGCATGGATGTACCTGACGAttggtttattatttattgtggGTTCATCATTGCTAATACATATGGTATTTTTCGCTGAAGAATTCATGTGGGTGCCAAAGCACTCGAAGGACACACTATTCATATCAGCG ATTCTTGGCTACATCTGCTCGATCGaagcgtgcgtgctggcggcACTGACAAAATGTCCGTCCCAGTACCGGCACGTCATGGACGAGTACAGCGAGATGTGTTTGGAGGAGCGCGAGCTGAGCCCCATCTGCAGTAACGACATCACCAACCACAACCACACTACGGCTTCGAACGATCTGTCGAACCATCGGAGCTACAATAAAATCGAAACGGGTGATAGCATTACGCCAACGTGTAATCAAAAACCTTACATACCAG TGAAACGTCCCGACCAATCGTACAACCAGCGACCTACCCTAGGTAATATGCAGAAGTCGAATCACCGCAATCGGCAGGGTTACCACTATCAACCAATCGCCTCAACCTCCCGGCAAAGTCCCACGTTCGTGCTGGACGAGGATGCGCTGCCGGGCCCATCGTCCCGCTCGCTCGACTACTCCAGTGCGTGA